A single genomic interval of Nocardioides nitrophenolicus harbors:
- a CDS encoding glycoside hydrolase family 25 protein, with protein sequence MARPYARRGRGWLGDVRSLVVAVVALVALVAAGCGGDPPEPAPTPTPTPTPTPSPTPTPSPTPAPALAEGIDVSHHQGPIDWGRVAAAGIGFAYLKATEGTGFTDPRFATHRAAALRSGVAAAGYHYFQLCGDGVAQAEHFLDVLGPDPDLRIPPALDLELAGSCADPPPRASLLREVRAFLATVDDRLGTTTLVYLYPDFEDRFGFARELADHPQWVRRLGERTPGRAWAVWQYDDRGSVPGVTGGVDRNRGTIPLPMR encoded by the coding sequence ATGGCTCGACCCTACGCCCGCCGCGGGCGTGGTTGGCTGGGCGACGTGAGGAGCCTGGTCGTCGCCGTGGTGGCCCTGGTGGCGCTGGTGGCCGCCGGTTGCGGCGGGGACCCGCCGGAGCCGGCCCCGACTCCCACGCCCACCCCGACTCCCACCCCCAGCCCGACGCCGACCCCCAGCCCGACGCCGGCGCCGGCCCTCGCCGAGGGCATCGACGTCTCCCACCACCAGGGCCCGATCGACTGGGGCCGGGTCGCGGCGGCGGGCATCGGGTTCGCCTACCTCAAGGCGACGGAGGGCACCGGGTTCACCGACCCGAGGTTCGCGACGCACCGGGCCGCGGCTCTGCGCTCGGGCGTGGCGGCGGCGGGCTACCACTACTTCCAGCTGTGCGGCGACGGCGTGGCGCAGGCCGAGCACTTCCTCGACGTCCTCGGCCCCGACCCGGACCTCCGGATCCCGCCCGCACTCGACCTCGAGCTCGCCGGCAGCTGCGCGGACCCGCCGCCCCGCGCGAGCCTGCTGCGCGAGGTCCGTGCCTTCCTCGCCACCGTCGACGACCGGCTGGGCACGACCACCCTGGTCTACCTCTATCCCGACTTCGAGGACCGCTTCGGGTTCGCGCGGGAGCTGGCCGACCACCCGCAGTGGGTCCGCCGGCTGGGCGAGCGGACGCCGGGGCGGGCCTGGGCGGTGTGGCAGTACGACGACCGCGGCTCGGTCCCGGGCGTCACCGGCGGCGTCGACCGCAACCGGGGAACAATCCCGCTCCCGATGCGTTGA
- a CDS encoding NYN domain-containing protein → MESARTTHVLVDGENIDATLGTSILGRRPRPEERPRWERLLQFVERQWGQPTNGLFFLAANSELPMSFVQALLAIGYRPIPLSGGANQKVVDIAIQRTLEELKSREADVVLVSNDGDFVEQIEDVLDGRRVGLVGFTEFRNSAFAQLTSRGLDFFDLEYDVNAFNERLPRVRIIPIDEFDPTQFL, encoded by the coding sequence ATGGAGAGCGCGCGGACCACCCACGTCCTGGTGGACGGGGAGAACATCGACGCCACCCTCGGTACGTCGATCCTGGGCCGGCGGCCCCGGCCCGAGGAGCGGCCGCGCTGGGAGCGGCTGCTGCAGTTCGTCGAGCGGCAGTGGGGTCAGCCGACCAACGGCCTGTTCTTCCTGGCGGCCAACAGCGAGCTGCCGATGTCGTTCGTGCAGGCGCTGCTGGCGATCGGCTACCGCCCGATCCCGCTGTCGGGCGGGGCCAACCAGAAGGTCGTCGACATCGCCATCCAGCGCACGCTGGAGGAGCTGAAGAGCCGCGAGGCCGATGTCGTCCTGGTCAGCAACGACGGCGACTTCGTGGAGCAGATCGAGGACGTCCTCGACGGCCGGCGGGTGGGCCTGGTCGGGTTCACCGAGTTCCGCAACAGCGCCTTCGCCCAGCTGACCTCGCGCGGCCTGGACTTCTTCGACCTCGAGTACGACGTCAACGCGTTCAACGAGCGGCTGCCGCGGGTCCGGATCATCCCGATCGACGAGTTCGACCCGACCCAGTTCCTCTGA